The DNA segment CGCGGGCGGCCCGGACGACGCGGACGGCGATCTCGCCTCGGTTGGCGATGAGCACCTTCGTGATACCTGGCATGGTCCCCAACCCTAGAGGGCGGCCCGCGGATGCCCGGCGCGGCTCACCACAAAGAAGGGCGAGCGCTTCGTCGGTTCCACACAAGATCGGCCGGGAGCGGGCGGTGTCAGCGGTTCCCGGGCGTCAGCGGTTCCAGAGCGACGGCCAGGACACCCCGAGCTCGCGCACGAGCGAGCGCAGCGTCGGCACGGACATCCCGATCACCGTCGACGGGTCGCCCTCGATCGCGGTGATGAAGCCGGCGCCGCGGCCGTCGATCGTGAACGCGCCGGCCACCTCGAGCGGCTCCCCGGTCGCGACGTAGGCGTCGATCTCGTCGTCCTCGATGTCCGCGGCGAAGGTGACGGCGGCGGAGGTGACCGCGCCGGTCTCGGCGACGATCCGACCGCCGCGGTGGTCGATCAGCCAGTGGCCGGAGTGCAGGCGTCCGGTGCGCCCCCGCTGCGCCCGCCAGCGCTCGCGGGCGCGCTCGGGCTCGTGCGGCTTGCCGTGCACGACGCCGTCGAGCACGAAGGCGGAGTCGCCGCCGAGGACGAGTCCGTCGATCTCCGGCCCGAGGACGGCCGTCGCCTTGGCGCGGGCGAGCAGCGCCACGGTCGCGTCGGCGTCCAGCGCGGCCCCGCGCTCCCGCTCGGCGCGGGCGACGGCGGCCGGCTCGTCGACCTCCGAGGGGACGACCACGGGCTCGATCCCGGCGGCGCGCAGCAGTGCCAGGCGGGCGGGGGAGGTGGAGGCGAGGTGGAGGCGCACGAGGGCTCCCTGCGATCGGGCCCACGCTGTGGGATGCTCGACGGATGGCACAGACCCCGCCCCGCGCGTCCGACCGAGCCGCGGGGACCGGCGAGGCACTCGGGACCGAGATCGAGCTCGACATTAGCAACGTCGCCCACGGCGGCGTCTTCGTCGCCCGGCACGAGGGCCGCGTCGTCTTCGTCCCCGACGTGCTGCCCGGCGAGCGGGTCCGCGTGCGGGTCAGCGAGGTCCGCCACGACAGCTTCTGGCGCGGAGAGGCGCTCGAGGTGCTCGAGGCGTCGCCGCACCGCGTCGAGCACGTGTGGGCGCAGGCCGGCATCGACCGCCGTCCCGAGGAGCGCGTCGGCGGCGCCGAGTTCGGCCACGCCGCGCTCGAGTACCAGCGCGAGCTCAAGCGCGCCGTGCTGGTCGACTCCTTCTCCCGCTTCGCCCGGCGCGAGGTCGACGTCGTCGTCGCCCCGGTCGCGGGCGACGACGAGACCGGCGGCCTCGGCTGGCGCACCCGCAACCGCCTGCACGTCGACGACTCCGGCCGCGTCGGTCCCTACGCCGCGCGCAGTCACCACGTCGTCGACGTCGAGGGCCTGCCGCTCGCGACCGCCGCCTCCTCGGCCGCGGCCCCGCTCGACCAGCGCCTGGCCCCGGGATCCGTCGTCGACCTCGTCGACGCCGCAGGATCGGACGGCGCGGCCGTGCTCGTGCACGACCCGTCCGACAAGCGCGCGAAGAGGGACCGCACGGTCGTCTCCGAGTTCGTCGCCGACCGCACCTTCCGCGTCGACCGCTCCGGCTTCTGGCAGGTGCATCGCGGAGCCGCGGCGACCCTCTTCGACGCGGTGCAGGCCGCCGTCGACGCCGGCGTCGCCGACGTCCGTGCCGCCAACCACGACCTCTACGGCGGAGTCGGGCTGCTCGCCGCCGCGCTGGCCGACCACCTCGGCGCCGGCGTCCGCGTGACGAGCGTCGAGAGCGACGCGCGGGCCACGGAGCACGCCCTGGAGAACCTCGCCGATCAGGTCGGTGCCCGCGCGACGACCGCCCGGGTCGACCGCTACCTCCGCGACGCACTGGCCCAGGCCGACGCCCGGGAGCGCGGGCGCTGGCGGGCCGCGACGGTCGTCCTCGATCCGCCCCGGGCCGGAGCCGGCCGCGCGGTGACCGACGCCCTGATCGAACTCGCGCCCGCGCAGCTGGTCTACGTCGCCTGCGATCCCGTGGCCCTCGCCCGCGACGTCGGCGCGCTCTCCGCCGGCGGCTACGAGCTCGAGCGGCTCGACGGCTTCGACCTCTTCCCGCACACCTCGCACGTGG comes from the Rathayibacter festucae DSM 15932 genome and includes:
- a CDS encoding Maf family protein, whose amino-acid sequence is MRLHLASTSPARLALLRAAGIEPVVVPSEVDEPAAVARAERERGAALDADATVALLARAKATAVLGPEIDGLVLGGDSAFVLDGVVHGKPHEPERARERWRAQRGRTGRLHSGHWLIDHRGGRIVAETGAVTSAAVTFAADIEDDEIDAYVATGEPLEVAGAFTIDGRGAGFITAIEGDPSTVIGMSVPTLRSLVRELGVSWPSLWNR
- a CDS encoding class I SAM-dependent RNA methyltransferase encodes the protein MAQTPPRASDRAAGTGEALGTEIELDISNVAHGGVFVARHEGRVVFVPDVLPGERVRVRVSEVRHDSFWRGEALEVLEASPHRVEHVWAQAGIDRRPEERVGGAEFGHAALEYQRELKRAVLVDSFSRFARREVDVVVAPVAGDDETGGLGWRTRNRLHVDDSGRVGPYAARSHHVVDVEGLPLATAASSAAAPLDQRLAPGSVVDLVDAAGSDGAAVLVHDPSDKRAKRDRTVVSEFVADRTFRVDRSGFWQVHRGAAATLFDAVQAAVDAGVADVRAANHDLYGGVGLLAAALADHLGAGVRVTSVESDARATEHALENLADQVGARATTARVDRYLRDALAQADARERGRWRAATVVLDPPRAGAGRAVTDALIELAPAQLVYVACDPVALARDVGALSAGGYELERLDGFDLFPHTSHVEAVARLVRRDG